From Enterococcus wangshanyuanii, the proteins below share one genomic window:
- a CDS encoding MepB family protein codes for MQSMDILRREFGHFERCDYEKQNKEYEGAVFTLSESKIRIRSRLGKKTLKKPGYFVAFWEKDETQKNRPFQAINSPEKLVIVLCDSNKRGMFIIPIEVAIEKQILSTKDQVGKMAMRFYPPWCSGLNRTALATQKWQLNYFKDYSDTDF; via the coding sequence ATGCAGTCAATGGATATTCTAAGAAGAGAATTCGGTCATTTTGAACGATGTGATTACGAAAAACAGAATAAAGAATATGAGGGGGCAGTGTTTACTCTTAGTGAGTCCAAGATCAGAATTAGAAGTAGACTAGGCAAAAAAACACTTAAGAAGCCCGGGTACTTTGTTGCCTTTTGGGAAAAAGATGAGACACAAAAAAATAGACCTTTCCAAGCGATAAATAGTCCAGAAAAATTAGTGATCGTCCTATGTGATTCTAATAAAAGGGGAATGTTTATTATTCCTATAGAAGTGGCGATAGAAAAGCAGATCCTGTCTACTAAGGATCAAGTTGGAAAAATGGCTATGCGATTTTATCCACCGTGGTGTTCTGGATTAAACCGAACGGCTCTGGCTACACAAAAATGGCAATTGAATTATTTTAA
- a CDS encoding serine/threonine-protein kinase, producing the protein MENVTEERVSLYKEIEPLTDKPNGPVLVRNRETKEFFVKKYYPLFLKENLLTLQELDHTHLPKIQEVLVEDGKLFLYEEFIHGKTLTQIIQRSEMIEIETLLKMTLELLDALIALHSKGIIHRDVKPGNIMLTNDGLLKLIDFDAVRTFDGGKETDTVQLGTIGFASPEQFGFAESDRRSDLYSVGVVMNVCATKKYPKEQLSTNKFLRPLILKATKLDPNDRYQSALEMKWEVEEQWKKLKFNYQSEEKETKKASQEDRIREILEKNAANKEQQQNISQKVVKTYPSSILRKYVPGFRTDIVWKKVIAVIYYVFIGLGLPLDIMRNGSSNGRSGLVVEDLLYFVLPVFLFTNFMDFHSKLPLLKSKKRIVRIFGYILLGLFWLALCSLLRGEQRVP; encoded by the coding sequence ATGGAAAATGTAACAGAAGAACGAGTTAGTCTATATAAAGAAATCGAGCCTTTGACAGACAAGCCCAATGGTCCTGTTTTGGTCAGAAATAGGGAAACAAAAGAATTCTTTGTCAAAAAATACTATCCGCTATTTCTAAAAGAAAATTTGCTCACCCTTCAAGAACTCGATCACACTCATTTACCAAAAATCCAAGAAGTATTGGTTGAAGATGGGAAGCTTTTTTTGTATGAAGAATTTATTCATGGAAAGACATTGACGCAAATTATTCAACGGTCTGAAATGATCGAAATAGAAACACTCTTAAAAATGACGCTAGAATTGTTGGATGCCCTAATTGCTTTGCATAGCAAAGGGATCATCCATCGGGATGTTAAGCCCGGAAATATCATGTTGACGAATGATGGTCTATTGAAATTGATCGACTTTGATGCTGTTCGGACTTTTGACGGCGGAAAAGAAACAGATACTGTTCAGTTGGGGACGATCGGTTTTGCCTCACCGGAGCAATTTGGTTTTGCTGAATCAGATAGACGAAGTGATCTGTATTCTGTAGGGGTTGTGATGAATGTTTGCGCCACGAAAAAGTACCCGAAAGAGCAGTTAAGTACGAATAAATTTTTACGACCGTTGATTCTAAAAGCAACCAAGCTAGATCCTAACGATCGCTATCAATCAGCCTTAGAAATGAAGTGGGAAGTTGAAGAGCAGTGGAAAAAACTGAAGTTCAATTATCAGTCTGAGGAAAAAGAGACCAAGAAAGCTAGTCAGGAAGATCGCATAAGAGAAATTCTTGAAAAAAATGCGGCGAACAAAGAGCAGCAACAAAATATCTCACAGAAAGTTGTCAAGACATATCCTTCTTCTATATTAAGAAAATATGTGCCGGGATTTCGAACGGATATTGTATGGAAAAAAGTGATTGCAGTGATTTATTATGTATTCATTGGATTAGGTCTACCGTTGGATATTATGAGAAATGGAAGTTCTAATGGTCGATCAGGGCTAGTAGTTGAAGATCTGCTTTATTTTGTTCTTCCTGTATTTTTATTTACTAATTTTATGGATTTTCATAGTAAACTTCCTTTATTAAAGTCAAAAAAACGTATAGTTAGAATTTTTGGCTATATCTTACTGGGGCTTTTTTGGCTTGCACTTTGTTCACTACTTCGTGGTGAACAGCGAGTACCATAA
- a CDS encoding helix-turn-helix domain-containing protein — translation MLEIDTEKLLHSLKKAENFQTALAETAPHTIDQTAKKFLNQWLEAKQTTKSAVLKKAGITEATGYQYFDGKRNPSREKIIALAIGFSLTLEETNELLKKTSYAQLYPKHPWDAVVIYGLSHRLTILEIDDYLYEAGLKTFGE, via the coding sequence ATGCTGGAAATAGATACGGAAAAGCTGCTCCATTCATTAAAAAAAGCAGAAAATTTTCAAACTGCGCTTGCAGAAACGGCACCCCATACGATCGATCAAACGGCTAAAAAATTCCTAAATCAATGGCTTGAGGCCAAACAAACAACAAAAAGTGCTGTCTTAAAAAAAGCAGGGATCACTGAAGCGACAGGCTACCAATATTTTGATGGCAAACGAAATCCTTCCAGAGAAAAAATAATCGCTTTAGCGATCGGCTTTTCCTTAACGTTGGAAGAAACCAATGAGTTACTGAAAAAAACGAGTTATGCTCAGCTCTATCCAAAACACCCTTGGGATGCAGTGGTCATCTACGGGCTCTCACATCGACTAACGATTTTAGAAATTGATGATTATTTATATGAAGCAGGACTTAAAACGTTTGGTGAATAA
- a CDS encoding AI-2E family transporter, which translates to MSFYEKFIHNIRLRRFFVLAVIIFILFLAKSMITMILLTFIFTFLALHLVKFIQHFAKIPSLVLVLITYSLIVFLVYLAITKYVPVLAKQTIQMYNSVVHFYQNPANSDNQLLAVIDDYLEKSNLTSQIQNGASTLLRYVQDIGSLGLSVVLSFILSFFFMIEKKQMADFSKLFLKSDFDWFFQDIYYFADKFVNTFVVVMEAQFFIAVVNTAITTICLALIGFSQLPSLAIMIFILSLIPVAGVIVSCIPLSFIAYSQGGINDVIYILAVILIVHLFESYVLNPKFMSSKTDLPIFYTFVILLVSERLFGVWGLIVGIPIFTFFLDILKVKPIHSANEQLDNSI; encoded by the coding sequence GTGTCTTTTTATGAAAAATTTATTCACAATATCCGTCTTAGACGTTTTTTTGTTTTAGCCGTCATTATTTTTATTCTTTTTTTAGCCAAAAGTATGATCACAATGATTTTATTGACCTTTATTTTTACTTTTTTGGCGCTTCATCTCGTAAAGTTCATTCAGCACTTTGCGAAGATTCCATCTCTAGTTCTTGTCTTGATCACGTATTCTCTGATTGTCTTTTTGGTCTATCTGGCAATCACTAAATATGTACCTGTCTTAGCAAAACAAACCATTCAAATGTATAATTCGGTCGTCCATTTTTATCAAAATCCTGCAAATAGCGATAATCAGCTGCTTGCAGTCATTGATGATTATTTGGAAAAATCAAACCTCACGTCTCAGATTCAAAATGGCGCCAGCACGCTCTTGCGTTATGTTCAGGATATTGGTTCACTTGGACTGTCTGTAGTTCTTTCATTTATCTTAAGTTTCTTTTTTATGATCGAAAAAAAACAGATGGCTGATTTTTCTAAATTATTTCTTAAAAGTGATTTTGATTGGTTCTTCCAAGATATTTACTATTTTGCAGATAAGTTCGTCAATACCTTTGTTGTTGTAATGGAAGCCCAATTTTTTATTGCCGTCGTTAATACTGCAATCACAACGATTTGTTTAGCATTGATCGGTTTTTCTCAGTTGCCAAGTCTGGCGATCATGATTTTTATTTTAAGTCTGATTCCTGTAGCTGGCGTGATCGTTTCTTGTATTCCGTTGAGTTTTATCGCCTATTCTCAAGGCGGGATCAATGATGTGATTTATATTTTAGCGGTGATTCTTATCGTACATTTATTTGAATCTTATGTATTGAATCCTAAATTCATGTCCAGTAAAACAGATTTGCCGATTTTTTATACATTTGTCATCTTATTGGTCAGTGAACGACTTTTTGGTGTTTGGGGGTTGATTGTTGGAATTCCGATTTTCACCTTCTTTTTAGATATCTTAAAGGTCAAACCGATCCATTCAGCAAACGAACAACTAGACAATTCTATATAA
- a CDS encoding DUF5067 domain-containing protein — translation MNMKKIVLIGIGVLVVGGVLVNMGSDDKKETPSKKEETTSTVVKNKESEAPAVTDAGDLGEYHVAIKEFTFAKDYSGADVGVVEYEFTNNSDTNAMFLTSITTKAFQNGAALQLAIMAEEGYVDSMTEIQPGATLNLKVPYKLSDLSAPVSVEATKLFSNKEKLSKEFILQ, via the coding sequence ATGAACATGAAGAAAATCGTTTTGATAGGTATTGGTGTATTAGTTGTGGGTGGAGTGTTAGTCAATATGGGCTCTGATGACAAAAAAGAGACGCCTTCCAAAAAAGAAGAAACAACAAGTACGGTTGTCAAAAACAAAGAGTCAGAAGCTCCAGCAGTGACAGATGCTGGTGATTTGGGTGAGTATCACGTAGCGATCAAAGAGTTTACTTTTGCTAAAGATTACAGTGGTGCAGATGTTGGTGTCGTGGAGTATGAATTTACGAATAATAGCGATACAAATGCAATGTTTTTGACCTCGATCACAACGAAAGCTTTCCAAAATGGCGCGGCATTGCAATTGGCAATTATGGCTGAAGAGGGGTATGTAGATTCAATGACAGAAATTCAGCCAGGAGCAACACTGAATTTAAAAGTACCTTATAAGTTAAGTGATTTAAGTGCACCGGTTTCTGTAGAGGCAACGAAATTATTCAGTAATAAAGAAAAGTTGTCTAAAGAATTTATTCTACAATAA